A single region of the Acinetobacter sp. WCHA45 genome encodes:
- a CDS encoding relaxase/mobilization nuclease domain-containing protein, with amino-acid sequence MIVDFFRHGSGLSKGCLDYLLGEEREREHAQVLSGDVELTAQLIDSSPFAKKYTSGCLSFYEHDLSNQDKQKIMQNFEECLFAGLDKDQYQILWVQHQDKINQDTGETRLELNFVIPNVELSTGKRLQPFYAPVDLDRVDLFKQIINTEHSLYDPDDPEHRQLFLNKKNLPKDIKDFKEQLHQRVYRAVANGEVTDRQGLVQWLESNQIHVTRQVKNSISIENPYEGAKRPIRLEGEIYEQGFRATGEYRQEVQQRIAEYRGTASERYRANVTDYQRQLEYKSKYHSNRYPTVGRENSPEHSEQRPDSRKAAEPISKLAAIEIEPFNAIKRENTEPRAASPESSGTEKAYHFEYGTDFSSSYFAYSDFIAWSHRQKQVQRSKDTQYSDQRETIEGRSPEQIRGQSEYQYVQESIKRQATSMHSDQQECRGMAERLHDSNGILKDDRIRNAIIENHRRTTAAITATTTAVAEATANFRHSTNQDYPSLVSTIKSNRERSAKLTASTEIISDNAEAISRARTQHSKLYRADQWQSPRDESDYSQQRRGSGENLNHTAFSLVRSSQSSEEFARNVGDIEKNIVQIKEQQKEVYKPQFKQDRGMEFDI; translated from the coding sequence ATGATCGTTGATTTTTTTCGACACGGTTCAGGTTTGTCAAAAGGTTGTCTGGATTATTTATTGGGTGAAGAGCGAGAGCGTGAACATGCACAAGTGCTTAGTGGTGATGTAGAGCTGACAGCACAATTGATTGATAGCAGTCCTTTTGCCAAAAAATATACCAGTGGTTGTTTGTCTTTTTATGAGCATGATTTATCTAACCAAGATAAACAGAAAATCATGCAAAATTTTGAGGAATGTTTATTTGCAGGACTAGATAAAGACCAATATCAAATTTTATGGGTACAGCACCAAGACAAAATTAATCAGGACACAGGCGAGACACGGCTCGAGCTAAATTTTGTGATTCCCAATGTTGAGCTTTCAACAGGCAAGCGCCTACAGCCATTTTATGCGCCAGTTGATCTCGACCGAGTTGACCTGTTTAAGCAGATCATCAATACCGAGCATTCACTGTATGACCCCGATGATCCTGAGCATCGACAGCTATTTTTAAATAAAAAGAATCTACCCAAAGATATTAAGGATTTTAAAGAGCAGTTACATCAACGTGTTTACCGAGCTGTTGCCAATGGTGAGGTTACTGATCGGCAAGGGTTGGTGCAGTGGCTTGAATCGAATCAAATCCATGTCACCCGACAAGTAAAAAACTCCATATCCATTGAAAACCCATATGAGGGCGCAAAACGTCCTATTCGTTTAGAGGGCGAGATTTATGAGCAAGGCTTTAGAGCTACTGGCGAATATCGACAAGAAGTACAACAGCGAATTGCAGAGTACAGAGGAACAGCTTCTGAGCGGTATCGAGCAAACGTCACAGATTATCAAAGACAGCTTGAGTACAAGAGCAAATATCACAGCAACCGCTATCCAACAGTCGGACGAGAAAATAGCCCAGAGCATTCAGAACAACGCCCAGACAGTCGAAAAGCAGCTGAGCCAATATCAAAGCTTGCTGCAATCGAAATTGAGCCATTTAACGCAATTAAACGAGAAAATACAGAGCCAAGAGCAGCAAGCCCAGAATCAAGCGGTACAGAAAAAGCTTACCATTTTGAATATGGGACTGATTTCAGCAGTAGTTATTTTGCTTATAGCGATTTTATCGCTTGGTCTCATCGCCAAAAACAAGTACAGCGAAGTAAAGACACTCAATACAGTGATCAACGAGAAACAATTGAGGGTAGATCACCTGAACAAATCAGGGGGCAGTCTGAATATCAGTACGTGCAAGAATCTATCAAACGACAAGCAACGTCTATGCATTCAGATCAACAAGAATGCAGGGGAATGGCAGAACGGCTACATGATTCCAATGGGATACTAAAAGATGACCGAATTAGAAACGCAATTATTGAGAATCATCGAAGAACAACAGCTGCAATTACTGCAACAACAACAGCAGTTGCAGAAGCAACAGCAAACTTTAGACACAGTACAAACCAAGATTATCCAAGCCTTGTCAGCACAATCAAAAGCAATCGAGAGCGATCAGCAAAGCTTACAGCAAGCACAGAAATCATTAGCGACAATGCAGAAGCAATTTCACGAGCTAGAACGCAGCACAGCAAGCTATACCGAGCAGATCAATGGCAAAGTCCGAGAGATGAGTCAGATTACAGCCAACAACGAAGAGGTTCTGGAGAGAATCTCAACCACACA